In Chloroflexota bacterium, one DNA window encodes the following:
- a CDS encoding maleylpyruvate isomerase N-terminal domain-containing protein, translated as MNDTAAPYFEAVAFFRQVVGLLRTSQWDQPGLGVWSVRELVGHTSRALANVERDIRHPLPHPGDGDRAADYFSNVLATPNQASGVAERGRQAGSALGDDPQATIELLEQTAREVLAATPPDARVATPYARLPLDAYLDTKIFELVVHTLDICRAADIQAPPPAGPLARALGIALDLAARNPDRARQAVLLHALTGRTPLPDGFSVL; from the coding sequence GTGAACGACACCGCGGCCCCGTATTTCGAGGCGGTCGCCTTCTTCCGCCAGGTCGTCGGGCTGCTGCGAACGAGCCAGTGGGATCAGCCGGGCCTGGGCGTCTGGTCGGTGCGCGAGCTGGTGGGCCATACCAGCCGTGCTCTGGCCAACGTCGAGCGCGATATCCGGCATCCGCTGCCGCACCCGGGCGACGGTGACCGGGCCGCCGACTATTTCAGCAACGTGCTGGCGACGCCCAATCAGGCCAGCGGCGTGGCGGAACGCGGGCGGCAGGCCGGCTCGGCCCTCGGCGACGATCCGCAAGCCACCATCGAACTGCTGGAGCAGACGGCTCGCGAGGTGCTGGCCGCGACCCCGCCCGACGCGCGCGTCGCCACCCCCTACGCCCGCCTGCCGCTCGATGCCTATCTGGACACGAAGATCTTCGAGCTGGTCGTCCACACGCTCGACATCTGCCGCGCTGCCGACATCCAGGCCCCGCCGCCGGCCGGGCCGCTCGCGCGCGCACTCGGCATCGCCCTGGATCTGGCGGCCCGCAACCCTGACCGAGCGCGGCAGGCCGTGCTGCTGCACGCGCTGACGGGCAGGACGCCGCTGCCAGACGGCTTCAGCGTGCTGTAG
- a CDS encoding TIM barrel protein codes for MPATPPRASPIRVANAPCSWGALEFEEVGRASIGYVQMLDELRETGYVGTELGDWGFMPTEPSALDAELRQRGLAMVGAYVQGTFRHADAHAEIRERAVRTARLLRAVAEDGPDAQPPFLILADENGSDPVRTLHAGRATPGMGLDAAAWRTFAAGVEDVARAVNDATGLRIAFHSHCAGFVETPDETARLLDLTSPDVVGLVLDTGHYTYGSGVNDPRGALAGLERFAERVLHVHVKDCEPAVATRARADGWDYFRALKEGLFCELGKGCVDFPAVVAWLRERGYGGWIVVEQDVLPGMGSPKESAARSRAYLAGLGL; via the coding sequence ATGCCCGCCACGCCGCCGCGCGCCTCACCCATCCGCGTCGCCAATGCGCCGTGCTCCTGGGGCGCATTGGAGTTCGAGGAGGTCGGCAGGGCAAGCATCGGGTACGTCCAGATGCTGGACGAGCTTCGGGAGACGGGGTACGTCGGGACGGAGCTGGGCGACTGGGGCTTCATGCCGACCGAGCCATCTGCCCTCGATGCTGAGCTGCGCCAGAGGGGTCTGGCGATGGTCGGCGCATACGTCCAGGGGACGTTCCGCCACGCCGACGCCCATGCCGAGATCCGGGAGCGGGCGGTGCGGACGGCCCGGCTGCTTCGCGCGGTGGCCGAGGACGGCCCGGACGCGCAGCCGCCGTTTCTGATCCTGGCCGACGAGAACGGCAGCGATCCCGTCCGTACCCTGCACGCTGGCCGCGCGACCCCCGGTATGGGCCTGGACGCCGCCGCGTGGCGCACCTTCGCGGCCGGCGTCGAGGATGTCGCCCGCGCCGTCAACGATGCGACGGGCCTGCGGATCGCGTTTCACTCGCACTGCGCCGGCTTCGTGGAGACCCCCGACGAGACCGCCCGCCTGCTCGACCTGACCAGTCCCGACGTGGTCGGGCTGGTGCTGGACACCGGGCACTACACCTACGGCAGCGGCGTCAACGATCCACGCGGCGCGCTGGCTGGCCTGGAGCGGTTCGCGGAGCGGGTGCTGCACGTCCACGTCAAGGACTGTGAGCCGGCCGTCGCCACGCGGGCGCGAGCCGACGGCTGGGACTACTTCCGCGCGCTCAAGGAAGGCCTCTTCTGCGAGCTGGGCAAGGGCTGCGTGGACTTTCCGGCCGTCGTGGCGTGGCTGCGCGAGCGCGGGTACGGCGGCTGGATCGTCGTCGAGCAGGATGTGCTGCCGGGGATGGGCTCGCCGAAGGAGAGCGCGGCGCGCAGCCGGGCGTACCTCGCCGGGCTGGGGCTGTAG
- a CDS encoding GntR family transcriptional regulator, with product MAGTYLPNQRLIEAEVTLALGVSRTTLRAALIRLQEEGLVEIEINRGAHVRAFTLDEAVQILLVREVLEGLAAVLASQKASEAELAALRAVVEEMKDALAIDDVMKYAALNHRFHRIILNAAGHEIVSRFLGSLQYPLIRYQFGSILVPGRRDSSLGEHQAILAALEAHDAPEAERLARLHVANVRSAVLKNGGPLA from the coding sequence ATGGCCGGCACCTACCTGCCGAACCAGCGGCTGATCGAGGCTGAGGTGACGCTGGCGCTGGGCGTCAGCCGCACGACCCTCCGCGCCGCGCTCATCCGCCTCCAGGAAGAGGGGCTGGTTGAGATCGAGATCAACCGTGGCGCTCATGTGCGCGCCTTCACCCTTGACGAGGCCGTGCAGATCCTGCTGGTCCGCGAGGTGCTGGAAGGGCTGGCGGCCGTGCTGGCGAGCCAGAAGGCAAGCGAGGCCGAGCTTGCCGCGCTGCGGGCCGTCGTGGAAGAGATGAAGGACGCCCTTGCCATCGACGACGTGATGAAGTACGCGGCCCTCAACCACCGCTTTCACAGGATCATCCTGAACGCGGCCGGGCACGAGATCGTGTCGCGGTTCCTGGGGTCACTGCAGTACCCGCTGATCCGCTACCAGTTCGGATCGATCCTGGTGCCCGGGCGGCGCGATTCCTCCCTGGGCGAGCACCAGGCGATTCTGGCAGCCCTGGAAGCGCACGACGCCCCGGAGGCTGAGCGACTGGCCCGCCTGCACGTCGCGAATGTGCGGTCGGCGGTGCTGAAGAACGGCGGACCGCTCGCGTGA